TGCGAAGCTGCAGCGTGGCAGCGAGTTCCAGCTTGAATCCTGCCGCCTTCGCGCGCTCCGTACTCACACGCACGCGTTCGCCATCTTGATCCACGCGCATGACCTGGCAGTACAGAGTGTCCCCCTGCGCAGCGAGTTTCTGGTAGAGGTTACCCTCAATGATATAGTGATAACTTTCCTCGAAATCGTCTTCGTCAGGGGGATGAAGGATGCTTTTCGTTGGCGAGCACGCGGCCATCAGGCTGATGACCAGCAACGCTGAGATGAAACGAACACCGGGGATATTCATGGTTCAACCCGCTTGAAATGAATTGGGATGCTGAGTGCATGGTAGTCCCTTCCGCGCTATCCGTTGTCATGAGGATGTCATTTCACAGTCCGATTGACAATTCCGGCACGATTGCGTATTGTAAGCGCATGGAGGAAATGCTCAGAATCCGAGGCATATGGGTTGTAATAGGGATGGTTATGCTGCTCTCAGCGGCATGTGATGATCGCAACATCAGTATGGGGTAACATTGAAAACGGTTCTACGGAAAACACTCTTGGGTCTCGTGGGCGCAGTTGTGATTGTGCTTGCCTCGAGCACCTACTGGCTCACTGCACAAAAGGCAGCACAGGTGGCAATGCCGGATATTCAGCGCATGCAGGTTCTCGAGGCGCTGGATGTTCTTGAATCCCGTGGATTTGAGAACATCACGATAAAAGGGCAGGACACCCAGGATCCGGATGAGGTCGGGGTCGTACTTGAGCAGATCCCCGCTCCGCGCCAGGAGGTCTCGACAACAGCGGAGATCTCAATCATTACGGGCGATCCAGTTATTACCGAAGGCGCGACCACATGCTCACGGCGGCGCAAAGAGTAGCATCCCTTGAGATCAGGAATGATCTCCTTCTC
The genomic region above belongs to bacterium and contains:
- a CDS encoding PASTA domain-containing protein; this translates as MKTVLRKTLLGLVGAVVIVLASSTYWLTAQKAAQVAMPDIQRMQVLEALDVLESRGFENITIKGQDTQDPDEVGVVLEQIPAPRQEVSTTAEISIITGDPVITEGATTCSRRRKE